The Alteromonas stellipolaris genome includes a region encoding these proteins:
- a CDS encoding putative bifunctional diguanylate cyclase/phosphodiesterase — MPAELFSEPDSVELDNIRQTILNIRQQPLNCLSMIGNTERFIMNIIGTESVIDICTRDVQSANNSLAALAGYEAGDISRKTLQDQIVKSLREFRTNSSDFEMPVEKTVNFVANITLSIIILSSIVVLLFAAFISRAVSAGLTSREEAMDALAQSEKRNKALAHTDTLTGLPNRNLLEHTIDKAINMSERSNLPFAVMFIDLDRFKDINDSLGHALGDKLLVTMAQRISDAIRATDVVVRFGGDEFVAVTDCFESIETIDFIAHRILDAISKPVKLANNDCYITASIGVACYPQNGSNSSLLLKHADTAMYQAKNAGKNQYQAFDKLSAIKQNRKLKLVNQLHHAIANNEFSLVYQPIVRLVDGVTVGSEALLRWTNPDNEAIGPDEFIPIAEHSGQIIDIGNWVLQQACEQCKAWHEAGATHHAMAINVSSHQLKDQHFAQRLEDILARLSLPAECIHVEVTENIAIMEEQACVTSLYRLSELGVQLLLDDFGTGYSCLSYLKNLPFDVLKIDKSFMPANNTIATTIIAMGHELDMEVVAEGIETDICYAMLQKLNCQYGQGYLFQKPVPASEFDIYKHYKCSDPEAVE; from the coding sequence GTGCCCGCAGAACTCTTCTCAGAGCCAGACTCTGTTGAGTTAGATAATATTCGTCAAACCATTCTCAACATTCGTCAGCAACCTTTAAATTGCTTGTCGATGATTGGAAATACCGAACGTTTTATCATGAATATCATCGGTACTGAGTCGGTTATTGATATTTGTACTCGCGACGTTCAAAGTGCTAACAACTCATTGGCTGCGTTGGCTGGTTATGAAGCGGGTGATATTAGTCGAAAAACATTACAAGATCAGATAGTAAAATCGCTTAGGGAGTTTAGAACAAACTCTTCTGATTTTGAGATGCCTGTCGAAAAAACCGTAAATTTTGTAGCCAACATTACCCTTTCAATTATTATTTTATCATCAATAGTGGTGTTGTTATTCGCTGCATTTATTTCCCGCGCTGTATCTGCAGGTTTAACCAGCCGGGAAGAGGCAATGGATGCTCTGGCGCAAAGCGAAAAGCGTAATAAAGCGTTGGCGCATACCGATACCTTAACGGGGTTGCCGAATAGAAACTTACTTGAACACACCATCGATAAAGCCATTAATATGTCGGAGCGTAGTAACTTGCCCTTCGCAGTTATGTTTATCGATCTCGACCGCTTTAAAGATATAAACGATAGCTTAGGTCACGCGTTAGGCGACAAGCTTCTAGTCACTATGGCGCAGCGAATTTCTGATGCAATTCGCGCTACCGATGTGGTAGTTCGGTTCGGCGGTGATGAATTTGTGGCAGTTACTGATTGTTTTGAATCAATTGAAACCATTGATTTCATTGCTCATAGAATATTAGATGCTATCAGTAAGCCGGTGAAGCTTGCGAATAACGACTGCTATATCACTGCCAGTATAGGTGTAGCCTGTTACCCTCAAAACGGTTCTAATTCTTCATTGCTGCTAAAACATGCTGACACTGCAATGTACCAAGCTAAAAATGCGGGCAAAAACCAATATCAAGCATTTGATAAATTATCGGCCATTAAGCAAAACCGCAAACTAAAACTGGTTAATCAGCTGCATCATGCCATTGCCAACAATGAGTTCAGCTTGGTTTACCAGCCCATTGTTAGGCTTGTCGACGGGGTTACTGTAGGGAGTGAAGCGCTATTAAGATGGACAAACCCAGATAATGAAGCCATTGGTCCCGATGAGTTTATTCCTATTGCCGAGCATTCTGGGCAAATTATCGATATTGGGAATTGGGTATTACAACAAGCCTGTGAACAATGCAAAGCGTGGCACGAAGCAGGTGCTACGCATCATGCCATGGCAATAAATGTGTCTTCACATCAGCTTAAAGATCAGCATTTCGCGCAAAGACTCGAAGATATTCTGGCCCGCTTATCGTTGCCAGCAGAGTGTATACATGTAGAGGTAACCGAGAATATCGCCATTATGGAAGAGCAAGCCTGCGTAACATCGCTGTACAGGCTATCTGAGCTTGGTGTTCAGCTACTACTCGATGATTTTGGTACGGGCTACTCGTGCTTAAGCTATCTTAAAAATTTACCTTTTGATGTGTTAAAAATAGACAAAAGCTTTATGCCCGCGAATAACACGATTGCCACCACCATTATTGCAATGGGACATGAGCTTGATATGGAGGTGGTAGCCGAAGGTATCGAAACTGATATATGTTACGCAATGCTACAGAAGCTAAACTGCCAATATGGGCAGGGATATTTGTTCCAAAAGCCAGTGCCTGCTAGTGAGTTTGATATCTACAAGCATTATAAATGCAGCGATCCTGAAGCAGTTGAATAA
- a CDS encoding NAD(P) transhydrogenase subunit alpha gives MKIIVLNESKIPMPLSNVEKRCAVTPSSVQRLVKKGAELHIESGAGLLSGYADKEYVDVGGIIIDDVNSALSTADMLVSVNKPAGSQLSVMKKGAIVVGHLDPFFEQPLVESIANKGLTAISVEMIPRSSRAQKMDALSSQASLAGYVMVMQAANYLPSILPMMMTPSGTIKPAKVFIIGAGVAGLQAIATAKRLGANVLAYDTRPVVAEQVESLGGKFLKIDIGETGQTKDGYAKELTDEQKAKQQDAQRDAIADSDIVITTAQLFGRKPPVLISKDTLALMKPGSVVVDMAAQSGGNVEGSVAGEVAKVNGVTVIGTGNWSQAVARAATDMYANNIYNLVDEFYNTESNTFGLNLEDDILKGCVIAHDGAITNEMLTNAYKGA, from the coding sequence GTGAAAATCATAGTATTAAACGAATCGAAAATACCGATGCCACTATCAAATGTGGAGAAGCGCTGTGCAGTAACCCCATCAAGCGTGCAACGCTTGGTTAAAAAAGGGGCTGAGCTTCACATAGAAAGTGGGGCGGGTTTATTATCGGGATATGCCGATAAAGAATATGTGGATGTAGGTGGAATTATTATTGATGATGTGAATAGTGCATTATCAACAGCCGATATGCTTGTAAGCGTAAACAAGCCGGCTGGATCCCAACTGTCGGTGATGAAAAAAGGGGCCATTGTGGTTGGCCATCTTGACCCTTTCTTTGAGCAACCGCTGGTTGAGTCAATAGCAAACAAAGGCTTAACGGCTATTTCAGTTGAAATGATCCCTCGCTCATCTCGAGCCCAAAAAATGGACGCGCTAAGTTCACAAGCGAGCCTTGCTGGTTATGTGATGGTGATGCAAGCGGCGAACTACCTACCTTCTATATTACCTATGATGATGACGCCGTCGGGCACAATAAAGCCCGCTAAGGTGTTTATTATTGGTGCCGGTGTGGCTGGCTTGCAAGCCATAGCGACTGCAAAACGCTTAGGCGCAAATGTGTTGGCTTACGACACTCGCCCAGTGGTAGCAGAACAAGTGGAATCTTTGGGCGGCAAGTTTCTTAAAATTGATATTGGTGAAACCGGTCAAACTAAAGACGGCTACGCCAAAGAACTCACCGATGAACAAAAAGCCAAGCAGCAAGACGCGCAGCGTGATGCTATTGCTGATTCAGATATTGTTATTACCACGGCACAGCTATTTGGTCGTAAACCACCGGTGTTAATTAGCAAAGATACCTTGGCACTAATGAAGCCAGGTAGTGTGGTAGTTGATATGGCGGCCCAATCTGGCGGTAACGTTGAAGGTTCGGTGGCGGGTGAAGTAGCAAAAGTGAATGGCGTAACAGTGATAGGCACAGGTAACTGGAGCCAAGCGGTTGCCCGCGCAGCCACCGATATGTACGCGAACAATATTTATAACTTAGTAGATGAATTTTACAACACCGAAAGCAACACTTTTGGTTTGAATTTAGAAGACGATATTTTAAAAGGCTGTGTTATTGCTCATGACGGCGCAATTACCAACGAAATGTTAACCAACGCCTACAAAGGAGCGTAA
- a CDS encoding FxsA family protein has translation MRFLFLLFAILPIVEIALLVQVGGIIGGWNTIGLVILTAFIGAYFVKREGIATLQTAQAKMQRNELPGKEMVEGLMLVVAGILLVTPGLITDVLGFMFALPGSRHLIASQLSKHMKLRVVTQAGGFNQQAGGAQYNPFENPFNQQQSGQPGSSDNGDVFEGEFSDKTQNDADKRLK, from the coding sequence GTGCGGTTTTTATTTTTATTGTTTGCCATATTACCCATAGTAGAAATTGCCCTATTAGTTCAAGTGGGCGGGATAATTGGTGGCTGGAATACCATTGGGCTAGTGATATTAACGGCATTCATTGGTGCTTACTTTGTTAAGCGCGAAGGTATAGCAACGTTACAAACCGCACAGGCCAAAATGCAGCGTAACGAATTGCCAGGCAAAGAGATGGTAGAAGGCCTAATGCTGGTAGTGGCGGGTATTTTATTGGTTACCCCAGGCCTAATCACTGATGTTCTTGGATTTATGTTTGCCTTGCCAGGTTCACGCCACCTTATTGCTTCGCAGCTGAGTAAGCATATGAAACTGCGTGTGGTTACCCAAGCTGGCGGCTTTAATCAACAGGCTGGCGGCGCACAGTACAACCCGTTCGAAAACCCATTTAATCAGCAACAGTCTGGTCAACCAGGTAGTTCAGACAATGGCGATGTGTTTGAAGGTGAATTCTCAGACAAAACCCAAAATGATGCAGATAAACGCCTTAAGTAA
- a CDS encoding NAD(P) transhydrogenase subunit alpha, with translation MEIIYLLFIVLLAGFLGFELIRKVPATLHTPLMSGSNAISGITLVGALAASGGDNNVLTTVLGTAAVALASINVVGGYLVTDRMLSMFKKKDKK, from the coding sequence ATGGAGATTATCTATTTACTGTTTATTGTGCTGCTTGCTGGTTTTCTAGGGTTTGAGTTAATTCGCAAAGTACCAGCGACTTTACACACGCCATTAATGTCGGGCTCTAATGCTATTTCAGGTATTACGTTAGTGGGCGCATTGGCCGCGTCTGGTGGCGACAACAATGTGTTGACCACAGTATTAGGCACCGCAGCTGTGGCGCTTGCCAGCATAAACGTTGTAGGTGGTTACTTGGTAACCGATCGCATGCTTAGCATGTTCAAAAAGAAAGATAAAAAATAA
- a CDS encoding M23 family metallopeptidase: protein MPQMPQFSLALLFILTLCVPSKTLLAQETVKQNLTTQALGCYDANRFCISISPPTNGNYEVYAQRKIPLPLVLTLSASGLASTLPTSELTPGSTSSVFLNDDDPILMGVVKSPRRFWHSMKVSWTSGVLNAVHNDEVIYLPPLRPASNYPVVQGFGGGYSHTGASRYALDFAAPVGTPVFAARNGVVIDTKDDGQLGGASKRFAKHANFVAILHSDGTTGEYYHLKYKGVVVTREQKVKAGELIGYSGNTGFSSLPHLHFAVYKAKYEGRYMSVPFTLKNELE, encoded by the coding sequence ATGCCCCAAATGCCTCAGTTTTCACTCGCGCTTTTGTTCATTCTTACCTTGTGCGTGCCATCTAAAACGCTATTGGCGCAAGAGACCGTGAAGCAAAACCTGACAACCCAGGCGCTTGGTTGCTACGATGCTAATCGATTTTGTATTAGTATTTCGCCGCCCACAAATGGCAACTATGAAGTTTATGCCCAGCGAAAGATACCGCTGCCTCTTGTGCTTACGTTATCAGCCAGTGGGCTTGCGTCTACTTTACCAACCAGTGAGCTTACGCCCGGGTCGACATCCAGCGTATTTTTAAACGACGATGACCCTATTTTAATGGGGGTAGTAAAAAGCCCGCGACGGTTTTGGCACTCAATGAAAGTAAGCTGGACTTCAGGAGTGCTGAATGCTGTGCACAATGATGAAGTGATTTATTTGCCGCCGCTGCGCCCAGCTAGTAATTACCCCGTAGTACAAGGTTTTGGTGGGGGCTATAGCCATACAGGCGCTTCTCGCTATGCATTAGATTTTGCGGCGCCGGTTGGCACTCCCGTGTTCGCCGCTCGTAATGGTGTAGTCATAGATACAAAAGATGATGGTCAATTGGGTGGCGCTTCCAAGCGGTTTGCTAAGCACGCAAATTTTGTTGCCATACTGCACAGCGATGGCACCACAGGCGAATATTATCATTTGAAATATAAAGGTGTGGTGGTAACAAGAGAGCAAAAGGTGAAAGCTGGAGAGCTCATTGGTTATTCTGGTAATACGGGGTTTTCATCACTGCCCCATTTGCACTTCGCCGTGTATAAGGCGAAGTACGAAGGAAGGTATATGTCGGTGCCTTTTACGTTAAAAAATGAACTCGAATGA
- a CDS encoding co-chaperone GroES — MAIRPLHDRVILKRAEQESKSAGGIVLTGSAAEKSTRGEIIAVGNGRILENGDVKALDVKVGDTVIFSEGYGVKTEKLDGEEVLILSESDILAIVE, encoded by the coding sequence ATGGCAATTCGTCCTTTACACGACCGCGTAATCCTTAAACGCGCAGAGCAAGAAAGCAAATCTGCAGGCGGTATCGTTCTGACTGGTTCAGCAGCAGAAAAATCTACACGTGGCGAGATCATCGCTGTAGGTAACGGCCGCATCCTAGAAAATGGCGATGTTAAAGCGCTAGACGTTAAAGTTGGCGACACCGTTATTTTTAGCGAAGGCTACGGCGTTAAAACTGAAAAGCTGGATGGTGAAGAAGTTCTGATCCTAAGCGAAAGCGACATTCTTGCGATTGTTGAGTAA
- the ppiC gene encoding peptidylprolyl isomerase PpiC — MASASALHILVKTEKEAFAILEQLKKGKDFSTLAKRHSTCPSGKKGGDLGEFRRGQMVKAFDDVVFKKEVLKVHGPVKTRFGYHLIKTLYRN; from the coding sequence ATGGCATCTGCATCCGCGTTACATATTCTGGTTAAAACTGAAAAAGAAGCTTTTGCGATATTAGAGCAGCTTAAAAAAGGTAAAGATTTTAGTACCTTAGCAAAGCGCCATTCTACTTGTCCTTCGGGGAAGAAAGGCGGCGATTTAGGTGAGTTCCGCCGTGGCCAAATGGTAAAAGCATTCGATGATGTGGTGTTTAAAAAAGAAGTGTTAAAGGTACACGGGCCAGTTAAAACCCGCTTTGGCTACCATTTAATAAAAACCCTTTATCGAAACTAG
- a CDS encoding protein-disulfide reductase DsbD: protein MKYITRLFSFVACCLLLASLALPSYAQTTAQSSPQTSTQPSSQNLGGFDDVFSNQEEFLNVDQAFAFDFNQADDTLSLTFTIAEGYYLYKKQFKLVAKQAAIGEPHYPEGVIIEDEYFGESEVFYDEVTLTVPITQATDDGIVKIRYQGCADAGLCYAPNIKTVYLTAIADASIGSTNSTTLDIESRSQDVQNTPQASQYSLADKLINKENLALTLVLFFVLGIGLAFTPCVFPMYPIVSGIVIGQGKKAKTSNAFWLTFIYVQGMAITYSILGLVVASAGMQFQAALQHPLILGIFIGIFVLLALAMFGRYELQLPAKWQTRLTNLSNNQTPGSMAGVFAMGALSGLIASPCTTAPLTGILLFIAQSGDLTLGFISLYVLSIGMGVPLVIFGITGSKLLPRAGQWMNVVKVSFGFMMLSVAIVFVERLWPKAWSSEYINLLWAALGLGAFGYYFVVNEASQKGILKYVRTLVIAAGLFASALLAYNTLTSSEDTATQHSQQAHPTFIVVENLDDLRQQIATANSQGKTVMVDLYADWCAACKEFEKYTFPDPNVINALNNTVWMQIDLTDTSANNTAFQEEFSILGLPTILFFDESGNELTQSRVTGFMKAPAFAEHVENTF, encoded by the coding sequence ATGAAGTACATCACCCGTTTGTTCTCTTTTGTCGCATGTTGCCTACTTTTAGCCTCGCTTGCGCTGCCTAGCTATGCGCAAACTACAGCACAGTCGTCACCTCAGACTTCAACTCAACCTTCAAGTCAGAACTTGGGTGGGTTTGATGATGTGTTCAGTAACCAAGAAGAATTTTTAAACGTAGACCAAGCCTTTGCCTTCGACTTTAATCAAGCTGACGACACTCTAAGCCTTACCTTTACCATTGCCGAGGGCTATTACCTTTATAAAAAGCAATTCAAGTTAGTGGCTAAGCAAGCCGCCATCGGCGAACCGCATTATCCAGAAGGTGTTATCATTGAAGATGAATACTTTGGTGAGTCGGAAGTATTTTATGATGAAGTCACGTTAACCGTTCCTATTACTCAGGCCACCGACGACGGTATTGTAAAAATACGCTATCAAGGCTGCGCCGATGCGGGGCTTTGTTATGCTCCGAATATTAAAACGGTGTATTTAACCGCCATTGCAGATGCTTCTATCGGCAGCACTAACTCAACCACGTTGGATATTGAAAGCCGCTCTCAGGACGTACAGAACACTCCACAAGCCTCTCAATATTCGCTAGCCGATAAGCTTATTAACAAAGAAAACCTAGCCCTTACCTTAGTACTATTTTTTGTATTAGGTATTGGCCTTGCCTTTACGCCCTGCGTATTTCCGATGTACCCCATCGTGTCTGGTATTGTGATTGGCCAGGGTAAAAAAGCCAAAACCAGTAACGCATTTTGGCTTACGTTTATTTATGTTCAAGGTATGGCCATTACCTATTCTATATTAGGCTTAGTTGTGGCGTCGGCGGGTATGCAGTTTCAGGCAGCTCTTCAACATCCGCTTATTTTGGGTATTTTTATTGGCATTTTTGTTCTGCTGGCGTTAGCCATGTTTGGCCGATACGAGCTTCAACTTCCTGCAAAATGGCAAACCCGCTTAACTAATTTAAGTAACAACCAAACGCCTGGCAGCATGGCGGGTGTATTCGCTATGGGTGCGTTATCGGGGCTAATTGCCTCGCCATGCACTACGGCGCCATTAACCGGCATTTTATTGTTTATTGCACAAAGCGGCGACTTAACTCTTGGCTTCATATCGCTTTATGTGTTGAGTATTGGCATGGGTGTTCCTCTTGTTATATTTGGGATCACCGGTTCTAAATTACTACCAAGAGCGGGTCAATGGATGAACGTGGTAAAAGTATCATTTGGATTTATGATGCTGTCGGTGGCCATCGTATTTGTAGAGCGTTTGTGGCCCAAAGCATGGTCTAGCGAATACATTAACTTGCTGTGGGCAGCCCTAGGTTTAGGGGCATTTGGTTATTATTTTGTGGTAAACGAAGCGAGCCAAAAAGGCATTTTGAAGTACGTGCGAACGTTGGTTATTGCGGCAGGTTTGTTCGCCAGTGCGCTGCTAGCCTATAACACCCTTACTTCATCTGAAGACACTGCCACGCAGCACAGCCAGCAGGCTCATCCAACATTTATTGTCGTTGAGAATTTAGATGATTTACGCCAACAAATTGCGACAGCCAATTCACAAGGCAAAACGGTGATGGTGGACTTGTACGCCGATTGGTGTGCGGCCTGTAAAGAGTTTGAAAAATACACATTCCCTGATCCTAATGTTATTAATGCGCTTAATAATACCGTGTGGATGCAGATAGATTTAACCGATACCTCTGCCAATAATACGGCCTTTCAGGAAGAATTTTCTATTCTTGGGCTGCCAACTATTTTATTTTTCGATGAAAGCGGTAATGAGCTAACGCAGTCTCGGGTAACCGGATTTATGAAAGCGCCAGCCTTTGCTGAACATGTTGAAAATACGTTTTAA
- the groL gene encoding chaperonin GroEL (60 kDa chaperone family; promotes refolding of misfolded polypeptides especially under stressful conditions; forms two stacked rings of heptamers to form a barrel-shaped 14mer; ends can be capped by GroES; misfolded proteins enter the barrel where they are refolded when GroES binds), whose protein sequence is MAAKEVRFGNDARTKMLKGVNTLANAVKVTLGPKGRNVVLDKSFGAPTITKDGVSVAKEIELEDKFENMGAQMVKEVASKANDEAGDGTTTATVLAQAIITEGHKSVAAGMNPMDLKRGIDKAVIAAVEELKALSTDCADSKSIAQVGTISANSDSEVGDIIAQAMEKVGKEGVITVEEGQALQNELDVVEGMQFDRGYLSPYFINNQENGTVELDSPFILLVDKKISNIRELLPTLEGVAKAGKPLMIIAEDVEGEALATLVVNNMRGIVKVAAVKAPGFGDRRKAMLQDIAILTGGTVISEEIGLDLEKVELEDLGTAKRVVINKDNTTIVDGNGDEEAIEGRCAQIKGQIEDSSSDYDKEKLQERLAKLSGGVAVIKVGAATEVEMKEKKDRVEDALHATRAAVEEGVVPGGGVALVRAAAKLASLTGENEDQTVGIKLALRAMEAPLRQIASNAGAEASVVVNEVKNGDGNYGYNAGNDTYGDMLEMGILDPTKVTRSALQFAASIASLMITTEAMIADVPQDEAAPAMPDMGGMGGMGGMM, encoded by the coding sequence ATGGCAGCTAAAGAAGTACGTTTTGGTAACGACGCTCGTACAAAAATGCTTAAAGGCGTAAACACGCTCGCAAACGCAGTGAAAGTTACACTAGGTCCTAAAGGCCGTAACGTAGTACTAGATAAGTCTTTCGGCGCTCCTACCATCACTAAAGATGGTGTATCTGTAGCTAAAGAAATCGAACTTGAAGACAAGTTTGAGAACATGGGCGCGCAGATGGTTAAAGAAGTGGCGTCTAAAGCGAACGATGAAGCGGGTGACGGTACAACTACTGCAACTGTTTTAGCACAAGCTATTATCACAGAAGGTCACAAGTCTGTAGCAGCAGGCATGAACCCAATGGATCTTAAGCGCGGTATCGACAAAGCTGTTATTGCAGCGGTTGAAGAACTTAAAGCGCTTTCTACTGATTGTGCTGACAGCAAGTCAATTGCTCAGGTTGGTACTATCTCTGCTAACTCTGATTCAGAAGTTGGCGACATCATTGCTCAAGCAATGGAAAAAGTAGGTAAAGAAGGCGTCATTACCGTTGAAGAAGGTCAAGCACTTCAAAACGAACTAGACGTTGTTGAAGGTATGCAGTTTGACCGCGGTTACCTATCTCCTTACTTCATTAACAACCAAGAGAACGGTACTGTTGAACTAGACAGCCCTTTCATCCTATTGGTTGATAAGAAAATTTCTAACATCCGTGAGTTGCTTCCTACCCTTGAAGGCGTAGCGAAAGCAGGTAAGCCACTGATGATTATTGCTGAAGATGTTGAAGGCGAAGCCCTAGCTACATTAGTAGTAAACAACATGCGCGGTATTGTTAAAGTAGCTGCTGTTAAAGCACCAGGCTTTGGCGACCGTCGTAAAGCAATGCTTCAAGACATCGCTATCCTAACGGGTGGTACGGTTATCTCTGAAGAAATTGGTCTAGACCTAGAAAAAGTAGAGCTAGAAGACCTTGGTACTGCTAAGCGCGTAGTTATCAACAAAGACAATACCACTATTGTTGATGGTAACGGCGACGAAGAAGCAATTGAAGGCCGTTGTGCTCAAATTAAAGGTCAGATTGAAGACTCTTCTTCAGACTACGACAAAGAAAAACTTCAAGAGCGTTTAGCTAAGCTTTCTGGTGGTGTTGCAGTAATTAAAGTTGGTGCAGCTACCGAAGTAGAAATGAAAGAGAAGAAAGACCGTGTTGAAGATGCACTTCATGCAACTCGCGCCGCGGTTGAAGAAGGCGTAGTACCTGGTGGTGGTGTTGCGCTAGTTCGAGCAGCAGCTAAGCTTGCTAGCCTAACTGGCGAAAACGAAGACCAAACAGTAGGTATTAAGCTTGCACTACGTGCAATGGAAGCGCCTCTACGTCAAATCGCTAGCAACGCCGGTGCAGAAGCATCTGTTGTGGTTAACGAAGTGAAAAATGGCGACGGTAACTACGGTTACAATGCGGGTAACGACACGTATGGCGACATGCTAGAGATGGGTATTCTTGACCCAACTAAAGTAACGCGCTCTGCACTACAGTTCGCAGCATCAATCGCTTCACTTATGATCACGACTGAAGCCATGATTGCAGATGTACCTCAAGATGAAGCAGCACCTGCAATGCCTGATATGGGCGGAATGGGCGGCATGGGCGGCATGATGTAA
- the aroQ gene encoding type II 3-dehydroquinate dehydratase: protein MNILLLNGPNLNMLGQREPDKYGTQTLQNIVDDLSAQAKSSDATLTHFQSNAEHALIDRIHQSMGNIDAIIINPAAFTHTSVALRDALLSVNIPFIEVHLSNVHARESFRHHSYFSDVAAGVIVGLGAIGYSLALTAAINLPQSKN, encoded by the coding sequence ATGAATATTTTGTTACTGAACGGCCCTAACCTAAATATGTTAGGACAACGTGAACCCGATAAGTATGGCACACAAACGTTACAGAACATCGTTGATGATCTGAGCGCGCAGGCAAAATCGTCTGATGCCACCCTTACCCATTTTCAGTCGAACGCAGAACATGCGCTTATCGACCGTATTCATCAGTCTATGGGTAATATCGACGCAATTATTATTAACCCCGCTGCTTTCACTCATACCAGCGTTGCGCTTCGCGACGCGTTGTTAAGTGTCAATATCCCGTTTATTGAAGTACACCTGTCGAATGTTCATGCCCGTGAATCATTTCGACATCACTCATATTTCTCAGATGTTGCGGCAGGCGTCATTGTTGGCCTTGGTGCCATTGGCTATTCACTAGCCCTGACCGCCGCCATCAATTTACCGCAATCAAAAAATTAA
- a CDS encoding DUF6435 family protein → MFGMFKSSPTKKMRKQYDTLLEKAMLAQRNGDMKSYAKITEESETLWSEIQAIEKGAK, encoded by the coding sequence ATGTTCGGCATGTTTAAATCGAGTCCAACTAAGAAGATGCGAAAGCAGTACGATACTTTACTAGAAAAAGCCATGCTGGCACAACGCAACGGTGATATGAAAAGCTACGCTAAAATAACCGAAGAGTCGGAAACCTTATGGAGTGAAATACAAGCTATAGAGAAAGGCGCCAAATAA
- the accB gene encoding acetyl-CoA carboxylase biotin carboxyl carrier protein, with protein MDIRKIKKLIELVEESGIAELEITEGEESVRIHRGPTGVQAPMNYSFAAPAHAAPAPAPAPVAAAEPAQAAPAAPEGHVVKSPMVGTFYRASSPTAKPFAEVGQTVNAGDTLCIIEAMKMMNQIESDKSGVVKAILVDNQDPVEFDQPMFIIE; from the coding sequence ATGGATATTAGAAAAATCAAAAAACTCATCGAATTAGTGGAAGAGTCTGGCATCGCCGAACTTGAGATCACTGAAGGCGAAGAGTCTGTTCGAATTCATCGCGGCCCAACTGGCGTTCAAGCGCCAATGAACTATAGCTTTGCTGCACCAGCTCATGCGGCGCCAGCTCCTGCTCCAGCACCTGTTGCGGCGGCTGAACCTGCTCAAGCAGCACCTGCAGCGCCAGAAGGCCATGTGGTTAAGTCGCCAATGGTAGGAACTTTCTATCGCGCATCTTCACCTACAGCAAAACCGTTTGCTGAAGTGGGTCAAACAGTTAATGCTGGCGACACGCTTTGTATTATTGAAGCAATGAAGATGATGAACCAAATTGAATCAGACAAATCTGGTGTGGTTAAAGCAATACTGGTAGATAACCAAGACCCAGTAGAGTTTGATCAACCCATGTTCATCATTGAATAA